A single Acetomicrobium thermoterrenum DSM 13490 DNA region contains:
- the surE gene encoding 5'/3'-nucleotidase SurE: MRILVTNDDGVLSPGIIALATHLKGAGHEVIVVAPERQHSSVGHAITLHRPLRLWQIGNGPYPEGVAVYACNGTPSDSVVLGLEELDPSVEIVCSGINIGPNLGDDLTYSGTVSAAMEGVVLGRPSVAFSLDCDDEAGAHFNTAGIIAAKIMGWLKNHPLDKGLLLNVNIPDVEINHISGIKVTKKGLRIYEGKVSKLRDPHGRIYYWIAGKPTDQLIEGTDVWAVANGYVSVTPVHLDMTHYPSLMKLKSDGLEEVSL, from the coding sequence ATGAGAATATTAGTCACAAACGATGACGGAGTTCTGTCGCCCGGGATAATTGCCCTGGCAACACATTTAAAAGGTGCGGGTCATGAAGTCATCGTGGTCGCCCCTGAAAGACAACACAGCAGTGTAGGTCACGCTATAACTTTGCATCGTCCTTTAAGGCTATGGCAGATAGGCAACGGTCCCTATCCAGAGGGAGTCGCGGTTTACGCCTGCAACGGGACTCCATCGGACAGCGTAGTATTGGGGCTTGAAGAGCTCGACCCTTCGGTTGAGATTGTGTGTTCAGGGATAAATATTGGCCCCAACCTCGGCGATGACCTGACCTATTCCGGAACAGTATCGGCGGCAATGGAGGGTGTTGTGCTGGGGCGTCCTTCGGTCGCTTTTTCGCTGGATTGCGATGATGAAGCGGGTGCTCATTTTAACACTGCGGGCATCATCGCAGCTAAGATAATGGGATGGCTTAAGAATCATCCCCTTGATAAAGGGTTGCTTTTAAACGTAAACATACCGGACGTGGAAATAAATCATATCTCCGGCATAAAAGTCACAAAAAAGGGTTTGAGGATATACGAAGGAAAGGTAAGTAAACTGCGAGATCCCCACGGCAGGATATACTATTGGATAGCGGGCAAACCAACGGATCAGCTGATAGAAGGAACTGACGTTTGGGCCGTAGCCAACGGCTACGTCTCCGTAACGCCCGTTCATTTGGATATGACGCACTATCCTTCCCTCATGAAATTGAAAAGCGACGGACTCGAGGAGGTTTCATTATAA
- a CDS encoding CBS domain-containing protein, translating to MKVITTHIGADFDSLASMIAATKLYPGAVPCFSGSASRNVRDFLKRYQSRYKVLTPRKVNMDEVTTLIVVDTRSVSRIGPFASLVGKKDVIIHVYDHHPGDVLDELPASFARTETLGACTTLLVEILLERGITILPQEATLYAMGIYEDSGALTFGGTCRKDFEIIATLRELGADMTQIPIFVEQSLNSAEKHLLSELIDNSWERYINGAKVVLSALNSSQYVEGLSLFVHRLRDYFDADVAIAVVSMGQRTYIVARSREEVLNVADFLVRWGGGGHPQAASVTLTCRDPFVLVEEIERRLADEIRPLLTVAKVMTSPVMAINPDLQVDEAYKLMIRYGHSGMPIVRDGNLVGIITRKDLDKAHLHGFGTVEVREFMTEGVITVHPGASISEAHRLMVFHNIGRLPVKENGSLVGIVTRTDMLRALYPVSVPAEEKSLGSALPWTEDVSELMAQRLSPWITQTLRRLGRRAEEMSLKAYIVGGFVRDLLLGKENQDLDIVIEGDALSFIKSWEADGCRVAVHERYRTGTIVFPGGRKIDVATARREFYEYPVALPKVVGDSLKHDLYRRDFTVNSMAISINGTSWGTLIDYFGGRRDLQKRQLRVLHNLSFVEDPTRVLRGLRLKHRLGFEFEDNTVRLIRSAIKGGLLALLSGTRVKNELKLIFLEERAYPIVLEMVHLGIFEALFPGIKIDRNCLRVIRRLSFFLRRIHYDLPDMGDKVWLAFLAAVLFSSAEWVQEATLDKLHLSKPDREAVERALNDLGTAENAVGGRGIRSHEEIYFFLEDVPYVTALFWAAATERWRVRRRILLFLTRLHRIHPILMGRDLIELGYPKGALIGKILDELLRARLRGEVETREDEIRWIKKHYPLYVLKKG from the coding sequence TTGAAGGTAATCACCACTCACATCGGAGCGGACTTCGATTCTCTAGCCAGCATGATAGCTGCTACGAAGCTGTATCCCGGTGCGGTTCCCTGCTTTTCAGGTTCTGCGTCGAGGAACGTAAGAGATTTTTTGAAACGCTATCAAAGCAGATACAAAGTCTTAACTCCCAGAAAGGTCAATATGGACGAAGTAACGACGTTGATCGTCGTAGACACACGCTCGGTGTCCCGCATAGGACCCTTTGCCTCTCTCGTAGGAAAAAAGGATGTTATCATTCACGTCTACGATCATCACCCTGGTGATGTGTTGGATGAGCTTCCAGCTTCCTTTGCCAGGACGGAAACTCTTGGCGCCTGTACAACTTTGCTCGTGGAGATCCTTTTAGAGCGCGGCATTACCATACTTCCTCAAGAGGCTACACTTTATGCTATGGGGATATATGAAGATTCAGGGGCGCTTACCTTCGGAGGTACATGCAGAAAGGATTTCGAGATCATCGCCACCCTTCGCGAACTGGGAGCCGACATGACGCAAATTCCCATATTCGTGGAGCAGTCCTTAAACTCTGCAGAAAAACATTTATTGAGCGAACTCATAGACAATTCTTGGGAAAGATATATAAACGGGGCAAAAGTGGTCTTATCTGCTTTAAATTCATCTCAATATGTTGAAGGGCTTTCTTTGTTCGTTCATCGACTGCGCGACTATTTCGATGCCGATGTGGCCATAGCTGTAGTTTCAATGGGTCAAAGAACATATATAGTAGCACGAAGCAGAGAAGAAGTATTAAACGTGGCCGACTTTTTGGTGAGATGGGGAGGAGGAGGACATCCTCAAGCTGCGTCGGTGACGCTCACGTGCAGAGATCCCTTTGTCCTCGTCGAGGAAATCGAAAGGCGGTTGGCCGACGAGATAAGGCCCCTGTTAACTGTGGCTAAGGTGATGACCAGTCCGGTAATGGCTATCAACCCAGACCTTCAAGTTGACGAAGCCTATAAGCTCATGATTCGTTATGGTCATTCGGGAATGCCCATCGTTCGAGATGGAAATCTTGTTGGAATAATAACGCGAAAAGACCTGGACAAAGCTCACCTTCACGGATTTGGGACCGTCGAAGTGAGAGAATTCATGACCGAAGGTGTCATTACCGTTCATCCGGGAGCATCCATTTCTGAAGCCCACAGATTGATGGTCTTTCATAATATAGGACGTTTGCCCGTAAAAGAAAACGGATCGCTCGTTGGTATCGTAACGAGGACGGATATGCTCCGAGCACTTTATCCCGTTTCCGTTCCCGCCGAAGAAAAGTCTTTAGGGTCGGCATTGCCCTGGACAGAGGACGTTTCGGAGTTGATGGCTCAGAGGCTTTCGCCATGGATCACTCAGACTTTGCGAAGGTTGGGTCGGCGAGCCGAGGAAATGTCGCTCAAAGCATATATCGTAGGTGGCTTCGTGAGGGATTTGCTGCTTGGCAAGGAAAACCAAGATTTGGACATAGTTATAGAAGGGGACGCCCTTTCTTTTATCAAGTCATGGGAAGCAGACGGATGCAGAGTGGCGGTGCATGAGCGATACAGAACAGGCACAATAGTGTTTCCCGGAGGCAGAAAGATAGATGTAGCCACTGCTCGCAGGGAGTTTTACGAATATCCCGTTGCTTTGCCCAAGGTCGTCGGCGATAGCTTGAAACACGACCTGTACAGGAGGGATTTTACTGTCAATTCAATGGCAATATCCATCAACGGAACATCATGGGGGACTCTTATAGACTATTTCGGAGGAAGACGCGATCTTCAAAAAAGACAGTTGCGCGTATTGCATAATTTAAGTTTTGTGGAAGACCCAACGCGTGTTTTAAGGGGTTTGAGATTGAAGCACAGGCTGGGTTTCGAATTTGAAGACAACACCGTCAGGCTGATCAGAAGCGCCATTAAAGGAGGTTTATTGGCTCTCCTTTCCGGAACAAGGGTTAAAAACGAGCTAAAGTTGATTTTTCTGGAAGAAAGAGCATATCCCATCGTCCTTGAGATGGTCCATCTTGGGATCTTTGAAGCATTATTTCCTGGAATTAAGATCGATCGCAATTGTCTGCGGGTTATTCGAAGGTTATCCTTCTTTTTGAGGCGAATCCACTACGATTTGCCCGACATGGGCGATAAGGTGTGGTTGGCATTTTTGGCGGCGGTGCTTTTTTCCTCTGCGGAATGGGTACAGGAAGCTACGCTCGATAAACTGCACCTGTCCAAACCAGACAGAGAGGCCGTCGAAAGGGCTTTAAACGATCTAGGAACTGCCGAAAATGCTGTGGGAGGGCGGGGTATAAGAAGCCATGAGGAAATTTACTTTTTCCTGGAGGACGTTCCATACGTTACGGCGTTGTTTTGGGCTGCCGCGACGGAGCGGTGGCGAGTCAGGAGAAGGATATTGCTCTTTTTGACTAGACTTCATCGGATACACCCTATACTTATGGGAAGAGATTTGATAGAGTTAGGTTACCCGAAAGGGGCCTTAATTGGAAAGATTTTAGACGAACTTTTGAGGGCCCGTCTTCGTGGCGAGGTAGAAACCAGAGAAGATGAAATAAGATGGATTAAAAAGCATTACCCTTTGTACGTTTTAAAGAAAGGATAG
- a CDS encoding RtcB family protein: MALKQIDPVRWVLERDFKIGMKVTGLIYGDSYIIQNLEKEGALTQIANVACLPGILKHSFAMPDVHWGYGFPIGGVAAFSLNEGIISPGGVGYDISCGVRVMLTFIEEKEVASCIDELTAALFSRVPSGVGSKGALKISETELLSVLAKGALWAVKKGYGRSEDLECIEERGTLPHANPDAVSKKAIERGKPQLGTLGSGNHFLEIQVIDEIYDENVARQFGLNPGQVTVMIHCGSRGLGHQVCDDYIKVMLRAMNKYGISVPDRQLCCAPLKSEEAKQYLGAMQAAANYALANREIIGQLVREVFGDFFPKSDLKLLYDVSHNMAHIEKHGVEGKQVDVCVHRKGATRAFPPGHPSLPERYIQVGQPVIIPGSMGTESYILVGTKRGMEECFASTCHGAGRVLSRKAAMKSEKADTILKRLEDRGIKVMAETIGTVREEIPEAYKDVSRVVDVVEKAGISRKVARLRPLAVIKG, from the coding sequence GTGGCGTTAAAGCAAATAGATCCTGTCAGGTGGGTGTTGGAAAGGGACTTCAAGATCGGAATGAAGGTAACCGGTTTGATATATGGAGATTCCTACATAATTCAAAACCTTGAAAAGGAGGGCGCTCTGACTCAAATAGCCAATGTCGCATGTCTACCCGGCATTTTAAAGCACAGCTTCGCTATGCCCGACGTTCACTGGGGATATGGCTTTCCCATCGGTGGAGTTGCTGCCTTTTCATTGAATGAAGGAATCATATCTCCCGGGGGAGTTGGCTACGACATATCCTGCGGCGTGAGGGTTATGTTGACATTTATCGAGGAGAAAGAAGTGGCATCCTGCATAGATGAGTTAACGGCTGCACTGTTTTCCAGGGTACCCAGCGGAGTGGGATCAAAAGGGGCTTTGAAGATCAGCGAAACAGAGCTTCTTTCGGTGCTTGCCAAAGGCGCACTTTGGGCAGTTAAGAAGGGCTACGGAAGGAGCGAAGACCTCGAATGCATTGAAGAAAGAGGCACCTTGCCCCATGCAAACCCAGATGCAGTCTCCAAAAAGGCCATTGAAAGGGGCAAGCCTCAGCTTGGCACTTTGGGAAGCGGGAACCACTTTCTGGAAATACAGGTTATAGATGAAATTTACGATGAAAACGTAGCCAGGCAATTTGGCTTAAACCCGGGACAAGTAACCGTGATGATCCATTGCGGAAGCCGCGGATTGGGGCACCAAGTTTGCGATGACTACATAAAAGTGATGCTTAGAGCCATGAATAAATACGGCATAAGCGTTCCAGACAGACAGCTGTGTTGTGCCCCCTTGAAATCGGAGGAAGCGAAACAATACCTGGGAGCGATGCAGGCTGCCGCAAACTACGCTTTGGCCAACAGGGAGATAATAGGGCAACTGGTAAGGGAAGTATTTGGCGACTTTTTCCCTAAGTCCGATTTGAAACTTCTGTACGACGTAAGCCATAACATGGCCCATATCGAAAAACACGGTGTGGAGGGAAAGCAGGTCGATGTGTGTGTCCACAGGAAGGGAGCAACAAGGGCATTTCCTCCCGGTCATCCTTCATTGCCCGAAAGATATATACAGGTCGGTCAGCCAGTGATAATTCCCGGCAGTATGGGCACGGAAAGCTACATCCTTGTCGGGACCAAACGGGGGATGGAAGAGTGTTTTGCCTCGACGTGCCATGGCGCCGGAAGGGTTTTGAGCAGAAAGGCTGCCATGAAGTCCGAGAAGGCGGACACTATTTTGAAACGGTTGGAAGACAGAGGCATAAAAGTCATGGCCGAGACGATAGGAACTGTAAGGGAAGAAATACCCGAAGCCTACAAGGACGTTTCTCGCGTAGTCGATGTCGTAGAGAAAGCAGGAATTAGCAGAAAAGTCGCACGTTTGCGTCCGCTGGCCGTCATCAAGGGGTAA
- a CDS encoding ATP-dependent helicase, producing MQTEQLLSQLNPRQREAVLYTKGPLLVLAGAGSGKTRVLTYKFAYLVASGLAQPWQILAVTFTNKAAREMKERVWALLGSDINNLHISTFHSYGVEFLYRYTKEVGEAGIRVPFSVFDRGDSQKLVERLMKDFNIDKKRFDASFLMNMISKAKASADPKTLSPNATLEARWREFYDAYNKELKRQGALDFDDLLLLPLHLLTTNKNVLLKERARFKWVLVDEYQDVNTPQYKLIELLAKSGNIMVVGDPDQSIYGWRGADMSIIMNFERDFPGAKVITLDQNYRSTGMILDAANAVIKNNIERRPKDLWTANQQGTPITVYLANTDRMEAQFIADEIRKLCRSGYSFDDIAVLYRINAMSRSYEQDLMNRGIPYKIVKGVSFYERKEVKDVLSFMRLAVNPWDAAALHRIGNVPSRGLGAKSLEAFEKSIASISSGHEDPLPLWEEVHSSDVLPLKGKAKAGARELAGHMIQILSRSGDVADVISYIMEEMGYGLFLREQYPEDWESRSENIYELLSVNVEGGDLAKFLSIIALYSDADVDETSGSRVNLLTLHAAKGLEFPVVFLVGMEENIFPHSRAKMSDSELEEERRLCYVGMTRAMEKLYLTGAQRRMLFGNLQYNAFSRFLEEIPDRNKVVYDLTLEEEEVPINVGRRSNRRHWGW from the coding sequence TTGCAGACTGAACAACTTCTTTCCCAATTGAACCCAAGACAGAGGGAGGCTGTTTTATATACGAAAGGCCCTCTTTTGGTTTTAGCTGGCGCCGGAAGTGGAAAGACCAGAGTGTTGACCTATAAATTCGCCTATCTGGTCGCCAGCGGCCTGGCTCAACCTTGGCAGATCCTTGCCGTTACCTTTACCAACAAGGCGGCAAGGGAAATGAAAGAAAGGGTATGGGCTCTGTTGGGGTCGGATATTAATAATTTGCACATTTCGACTTTTCATTCCTATGGTGTTGAGTTCCTCTACAGATATACAAAAGAAGTCGGGGAAGCGGGTATAAGGGTTCCCTTTAGCGTATTCGACAGAGGAGACTCGCAAAAGCTCGTGGAAAGGCTTATGAAGGATTTTAACATCGATAAAAAACGCTTTGACGCATCTTTTTTGATGAACATGATCTCCAAAGCGAAGGCAAGCGCCGATCCCAAGACTCTTTCGCCCAATGCGACACTGGAGGCAAGATGGCGTGAATTTTACGATGCCTATAACAAAGAGCTCAAAAGGCAGGGAGCGCTCGATTTCGATGACTTACTTCTTCTTCCTCTTCACTTGCTTACTACTAACAAAAACGTTCTACTAAAAGAACGTGCCAGATTTAAATGGGTGCTGGTCGATGAATATCAAGACGTAAATACGCCACAGTATAAACTTATCGAACTACTGGCCAAATCGGGCAACATCATGGTCGTAGGGGATCCGGACCAGTCCATTTACGGATGGCGAGGAGCCGATATGTCCATAATAATGAATTTTGAACGTGATTTCCCAGGGGCCAAAGTCATCACCCTCGATCAGAACTACCGCTCGACGGGCATGATTTTGGACGCCGCAAACGCCGTAATAAAAAACAATATCGAAAGAAGGCCGAAGGACCTTTGGACGGCCAATCAACAGGGAACACCCATAACAGTATACCTGGCAAATACCGATCGCATGGAGGCTCAATTCATTGCCGACGAAATAAGAAAGCTATGTCGTTCCGGCTATTCTTTTGACGACATCGCCGTTCTTTATAGAATCAATGCAATGAGCAGAAGCTACGAGCAGGATCTTATGAATAGAGGAATTCCCTATAAAATAGTTAAGGGAGTATCTTTCTATGAAAGAAAAGAAGTAAAGGATGTATTGTCTTTCATGAGGCTTGCGGTTAATCCCTGGGACGCGGCAGCGCTGCACAGGATCGGAAACGTCCCCTCCAGAGGGCTTGGAGCAAAGAGTTTAGAGGCTTTCGAGAAATCGATAGCAAGCATCTCTTCAGGCCATGAGGATCCCCTCCCTTTGTGGGAGGAAGTTCACAGTTCCGATGTTTTGCCCCTAAAGGGCAAGGCAAAAGCCGGCGCCAGAGAGCTGGCCGGACACATGATCCAAATTTTGTCCCGTTCGGGTGACGTAGCAGACGTTATCAGCTATATCATGGAGGAAATGGGGTACGGGCTCTTTTTGAGAGAGCAATATCCTGAAGATTGGGAGTCCAGGTCAGAAAATATTTACGAGTTGCTATCGGTAAACGTCGAAGGAGGCGATCTGGCCAAATTTCTTTCAATTATCGCCCTTTATTCCGATGCAGACGTCGACGAGACTTCCGGAAGCAGGGTCAATCTCCTCACTCTACATGCTGCAAAGGGCTTGGAGTTTCCCGTCGTCTTTCTTGTCGGAATGGAAGAAAATATTTTCCCCCACTCCAGGGCGAAGATGAGCGATTCTGAGCTCGAAGAGGAGAGGAGATTGTGTTACGTTGGAATGACTCGCGCCATGGAAAAACTTTATCTGACTGGTGCGCAAAGGAGGATGTTGTTCGGAAACTTGCAGTACAATGCCTTCTCGAGGTTCTTGGAGGAAATACCGGATAGAAACAAGGTGGTTTACGATTTGACTTTAGAAGAAGAAGAGGTGCCGATAAATGTTGGTCGTAGGTCTAACAGGAGACATTGGGGCTGGTAA
- the coaE gene encoding dephospho-CoA kinase (Dephospho-CoA kinase (CoaE) performs the final step in coenzyme A biosynthesis.), translated as MLVVGLTGDIGAGKSTVCSLLQRMGAEIVEADRIVRQIWTKPEIIEQACNRWGKEILDEEGRVLPNVIASKAFLNDSEYKWLCDLIHPLVMAEMERELVGGEGLKVFEIPLLFEVGRPDWIDFVIYVTAPKELRARRNAARGLDEETLALRERWLLPADEKKKRSDWVIENEGDLKTLRAKVEDLGELLLNLAYPILVSLTCGSESEAEEIARACIDRKLAACVNICPVKSIYVWQGKLEQEGEWELKFKSLQCKLHALKNTILEKHSYETPVILVHPLKWMNGTALLWLREVLDI; from the coding sequence ATGTTGGTCGTAGGTCTAACAGGAGACATTGGGGCTGGTAAAAGCACAGTTTGCAGCCTCCTTCAGAGAATGGGAGCTGAGATAGTGGAGGCTGATCGAATTGTAAGACAGATATGGACAAAGCCAGAAATTATAGAGCAAGCATGCAATCGCTGGGGAAAGGAAATATTGGATGAGGAGGGTCGCGTTTTACCCAATGTCATTGCATCCAAGGCCTTCTTGAACGACAGTGAGTACAAGTGGCTTTGCGACCTCATTCATCCTCTGGTCATGGCTGAAATGGAAAGGGAGCTCGTAGGTGGCGAGGGACTCAAGGTTTTTGAGATACCTCTGTTATTTGAAGTCGGTAGGCCCGACTGGATCGATTTCGTCATATACGTTACGGCGCCCAAGGAGTTGCGCGCTAGAAGAAACGCCGCGAGAGGTTTGGACGAAGAGACCCTAGCCCTGAGGGAGAGGTGGCTTTTGCCCGCCGATGAAAAGAAGAAGAGATCAGATTGGGTAATAGAAAACGAAGGAGATCTCAAAACATTGAGGGCAAAGGTCGAAGACTTGGGAGAGCTTCTTTTGAACCTCGCTTATCCCATTCTGGTTTCCCTTACGTGCGGAAGCGAAAGCGAGGCCGAAGAGATCGCAAGGGCGTGTATCGACAGGAAGCTTGCTGCTTGCGTCAACATCTGCCCCGTAAAGAGCATCTATGTGTGGCAGGGAAAGTTGGAGCAGGAGGGCGAATGGGAGTTGAAGTTTAAATCCCTACAATGCAAATTACATGCCCTGAAAAATACTATCCTCGAAAAACATAGCTACGAGACTCCCGTAATATTAGTTCATCCTTTGAAGTGGATGAACGGCACGGCTTTACTATGGCTTAGGGAGGTTTTGGATATTTGA
- a CDS encoding site-2 protease family protein has product MGFPNWVDLILSLPAVLWAITFHEYCHGYVAYRLGDDTALRSGRLTLNPMAHLDPIGALMLLIFRFGWAKPVPISTRNFSNPRRDLVLVSLAGAVGNLITAVVCALLVRIFPAIFLSNIALSRFILLMIMINVGLAVFNLLPIPPLDGSRILYVLLPPKAMNVYFYLERYGIFLILILVMLGVVQAVMAPVTMAIFRIML; this is encoded by the coding sequence ATGGGTTTTCCAAATTGGGTAGATCTTATTTTGAGTTTGCCTGCAGTTTTGTGGGCTATTACTTTTCATGAATATTGTCATGGTTATGTGGCCTATAGATTGGGGGATGACACTGCCTTGCGATCGGGGCGTCTTACGTTAAACCCCATGGCGCATCTGGACCCCATAGGGGCTTTGATGCTGCTCATATTTCGTTTCGGATGGGCGAAGCCTGTACCTATAAGCACGAGAAACTTCAGTAATCCCAGGAGGGATTTGGTTCTAGTATCGCTTGCGGGTGCTGTCGGCAATTTGATCACGGCTGTGGTTTGTGCGCTTTTGGTAAGGATATTTCCCGCTATATTTTTATCAAATATCGCCCTTTCGAGGTTCATACTGCTTATGATTATGATAAATGTGGGTTTGGCGGTGTTCAATTTGCTTCCAATTCCCCCTCTCGATGGCTCGAGGATACTTTATGTCCTTTTGCCTCCAAAGGCTATGAACGTATATTTCTACCTTGAGCGATATGGTATTTTTTTGATTCTGATTCTTGTGATGCTTGGAGTTGTCCAGGCAGTAATGGCGCCTGTGACCATGGCGATATTTAGAATAATGCTGTGA
- a CDS encoding archease has protein sequence MPWVELPHTADAGLEITASSVEDLVTEAARAFYAFMFGEVSLVRSVEEHTVELECMDLLELFVSWLNELLYIYDTKEKVFSPETIEVDPKRARLLAKGNLHIAPSPARAVKAVTYGGAEISEGPPWRLRVYIDL, from the coding sequence GTGCCTTGGGTGGAGCTGCCTCATACGGCAGACGCCGGTCTGGAAATAACCGCCTCTTCCGTTGAAGACCTGGTCACAGAAGCGGCACGGGCGTTTTATGCATTCATGTTTGGCGAGGTTTCTTTAGTGAGGTCTGTTGAAGAACACACCGTTGAATTGGAATGTATGGATTTGCTGGAGCTTTTCGTTTCCTGGTTAAACGAGCTTTTGTATATTTATGATACAAAGGAGAAGGTGTTTTCTCCCGAAACAATCGAAGTTGACCCAAAAAGAGCCCGCCTGCTCGCAAAAGGTAACCTGCATATCGCGCCAAGCCCCGCAAGAGCTGTCAAGGCTGTGACTTACGGCGGTGCGGAAATTTCGGAAGGCCCGCCATGGAGGTTAAGGGTATATATTGACCTGTAA